The following are encoded in a window of Kaistia algarum genomic DNA:
- a CDS encoding DedA family protein, which produces MMHAIDQFLATYGLVVVYFGVIIEGDSVLIAAGFLAHQGVMNPITVFLAAFAGSVTSDQILYYIGRYSADSRLVKRQTVRPAFAKVLDIIHRRRVLFILSFRFIYGVRTISPIAIGIAGVSPWLYTPLNVVAAAVWAALVTSIGYFFGQIIEQYAGRLHHIEHKLLVALAIGLVSLVVLHLGRGWWMRRQAAGDPPPPGA; this is translated from the coding sequence ATGATGCACGCAATCGATCAGTTCCTGGCGACCTACGGCCTTGTCGTTGTCTATTTCGGTGTGATCATCGAAGGCGACAGCGTGCTGATCGCAGCGGGATTTCTGGCGCATCAGGGCGTCATGAACCCGATCACCGTCTTTCTGGCCGCCTTTGCCGGTTCGGTCACGTCCGACCAGATCCTCTATTATATAGGAAGATATTCTGCGGATTCGAGGCTGGTGAAGCGCCAGACGGTACGGCCTGCTTTTGCAAAGGTGCTGGATATCATCCATCGCCGCCGCGTTCTGTTCATCCTGTCCTTCCGCTTCATCTACGGTGTACGAACGATAAGCCCGATCGCCATCGGCATAGCGGGCGTTTCCCCGTGGCTCTATACGCCGCTGAACGTTGTCGCGGCTGCGGTCTGGGCCGCGCTCGTCACGTCGATCGGCTATTTCTTCGGTCAGATCATCGAGCAATATGCCGGCCGCCTGCATCATATCGAGCACAAGCTGCTCGTCGCGCTGGCGATCGGCCTGGTCTCGCTCGTCGTGCTGCATCTGGGGCGAGGCTGGTGGATGCGACGCCAGGCGGCCGGCGACCCGCCGCCGCCCGGCGCATAG
- the gyrB gene encoding DNA topoisomerase (ATP-hydrolyzing) subunit B has translation MSDTARDQATEAYGADSIKVLKGLDAVRKRPGMYIGDTDDGSGLHHMVYEVVDNAIDEALAGHADLVSVTLNPDGSCTVIDNGRGIPTDIHTGEGISAAEVIMTQLHAGGKFDQNSYKVSGGLHGVGVSVVNALSSWLKLKIRRGGKIHEMSFTHGNADAPLKETGTYEAMDVAGVNEGRSGSEISFLPSTETFTKVEFDFDTLEHRLRELAFLNSGVRIVLTDRRGVEPRREELIYTGGLEAFVRYLDRAKHPLLPGPIGISAERDGITVEVAMWWNDSYHENVLCFTNNIPQRDGGTHLAGFRGALTRQITSYADSQGVSKREKVSLTGDDCREGLTAVLSVKVPDPKFSSQTKDKLVSSEVRPVVESLVNDLLGQWFEEHPGEGKQVLTKVVEAATAREAARKARELTRRKGALDIASLPGKLADCQERDPAKSEIFIVEGDSAGGSAKQGRNRENQAVLPLRGKILNVERARFDKMLSSEQIGMLIIALGTSIGKDEFAPDKLRYHKIIIMTDADVDGAHIRTLLLTFFFRQMPELIERGHIFIAQPPLYKVTRGRSEQYLKNERALEDYLITQGVEDASLTLENGEVIAGADLASIVSDTRTVKHLIDAMHTRYDRTLIEQAAIAGALNTAVMNDPDQAQAAVQEVARRLDTVADDIERGWTGKVGSDGGYLFEREVRGVREATMIDAALVDSADARKLDSLTAGMREIYGAPSRFRRKDNETPIFGPRSLLDAVYAAGRKGIQLQRYKGLGEMNASQLWETTLDPNVRSLLQVRIKEADAADDLFTKLMGDEVEPRRDFIQDNALNVVNLDV, from the coding sequence ATGTCGGATACCGCCCGCGACCAAGCCACCGAAGCCTACGGCGCCGATTCCATCAAGGTTCTGAAGGGCTTGGATGCTGTCCGCAAGCGCCCTGGCATGTATATCGGCGATACGGACGATGGTTCGGGCCTGCACCACATGGTCTATGAGGTCGTCGATAACGCGATCGACGAAGCGCTAGCCGGCCATGCCGACCTCGTCAGCGTGACGCTCAATCCGGACGGATCCTGCACGGTCATCGACAATGGCCGTGGCATTCCGACCGATATTCATACCGGCGAGGGCATTTCCGCCGCCGAAGTGATCATGACGCAGCTCCATGCTGGCGGGAAGTTCGACCAGAATTCCTACAAGGTCTCGGGCGGCCTGCACGGTGTCGGCGTCTCGGTGGTGAACGCGCTGTCGAGCTGGCTAAAGCTCAAGATCCGCCGCGGCGGGAAAATCCATGAGATGAGCTTCACGCATGGCAATGCCGATGCGCCGCTCAAGGAGACGGGCACCTACGAGGCCATGGACGTGGCCGGCGTCAATGAGGGCCGCAGCGGCAGCGAGATCAGCTTCCTGCCGTCGACGGAGACGTTCACGAAGGTTGAGTTCGATTTCGACACGCTGGAACATCGGCTGCGCGAGCTCGCCTTCCTGAACTCCGGCGTCCGCATCGTTCTGACCGATCGTCGCGGTGTCGAGCCGCGCCGCGAGGAACTGATCTATACGGGCGGGCTGGAAGCCTTCGTGCGCTATCTCGACCGCGCCAAGCATCCGCTGCTGCCGGGCCCGATCGGCATTTCGGCGGAACGTGACGGGATCACCGTCGAAGTCGCGATGTGGTGGAACGACAGTTACCACGAGAATGTGCTCTGCTTCACCAACAACATCCCGCAACGCGATGGCGGCACGCATCTCGCCGGTTTTCGCGGCGCGTTGACGCGGCAGATCACCAGCTATGCCGACAGCCAGGGCGTCTCGAAGCGCGAGAAGGTGTCGCTCACCGGTGATGATTGCCGCGAAGGCCTGACGGCCGTGCTCTCCGTCAAGGTGCCCGATCCGAAATTCTCGTCGCAGACCAAGGACAAGCTGGTCTCGTCCGAGGTCCGGCCCGTGGTCGAAAGCCTCGTCAACGATCTGCTCGGCCAGTGGTTCGAAGAGCATCCGGGCGAGGGCAAGCAGGTCCTCACCAAGGTCGTCGAGGCCGCGACGGCGCGCGAGGCGGCGCGCAAGGCGCGCGAGCTGACGCGCCGCAAGGGTGCGCTCGACATCGCCTCGCTGCCCGGCAAGCTCGCCGATTGCCAGGAGCGCGATCCAGCCAAGTCCGAAATCTTCATCGTCGAGGGCGACTCGGCAGGTGGCTCGGCCAAGCAGGGCCGCAACCGCGAGAACCAGGCCGTGCTGCCGCTGCGCGGCAAGATCCTGAACGTGGAACGAGCCCGCTTCGACAAGATGCTCTCGTCCGAGCAGATCGGCATGCTGATCATTGCGCTCGGCACATCGATCGGCAAGGACGAGTTCGCGCCAGACAAGCTGCGCTACCACAAGATCATCATCATGACGGACGCCGACGTCGACGGCGCCCATATCCGGACCCTGTTGCTGACGTTCTTTTTCCGCCAGATGCCGGAGCTGATCGAGCGCGGACACATCTTCATCGCCCAGCCGCCGCTCTACAAAGTCACGCGGGGCCGTTCCGAGCAATATCTGAAGAACGAGCGGGCTCTTGAGGACTATCTCATCACCCAGGGCGTCGAGGACGCGTCGCTGACGCTGGAGAATGGCGAAGTGATCGCCGGGGCGGACCTCGCCTCGATCGTGAGCGACACGCGCACCGTCAAGCATCTGATCGACGCGATGCACACACGCTATGACCGCACGCTCATCGAGCAGGCGGCAATCGCCGGGGCGCTCAACACCGCTGTGATGAACGATCCCGATCAGGCGCAGGCGGCGGTCCAGGAAGTGGCGCGGCGTCTCGACACCGTCGCCGACGACATCGAACGCGGCTGGACGGGGAAAGTCGGCAGCGATGGCGGCTATCTGTTCGAACGCGAGGTGCGCGGCGTACGCGAGGCGACCATGATCGATGCCGCGCTGGTCGATTCCGCCGATGCACGCAAGCTCGACAGCCTCACGGCCGGCATGCGCGAGATCTACGGCGCTCCGTCGCGCTTCCGCCGCAAGGACAATGAGACGCCGATCTTCGGGCCGCGCTCGCTGCTCGATGCCGTCTATGCCGCCGGCCGCAAAGGCATCCAGCTGCAGCGCTACAAAGGCCTCGGCGAGATGAACGCAAGCCAGCTCTGGGAGACGACGCTCGATCCGAATGTCCGTTCCCTGCTGCAGGTGCGCATCAAGGAGGCCGACGCAGCCGATGATCTGTTCACGAAGCTGATGGGCGACGAGGTCGAGCCGCGCCGCGACTTCATCCAGGACAATGCGCTCAACGTCGTCAATCTGGACGTCTGA